CTGCAACTACTACATTGATGTTTGATTTTTCGGCGGTTTTGATATGCTCTTCAGACATATGCATCGCGACAATTGTACCAACACCAGCAAGCGATAATTTTTCTAGAAATTCAACCGCACCTTCAGTCCCGCCAGTCATATCTACAAAAATCTTTCCAGCACGATTCTCTTCACTGCCGACGATTATTTTAGGTCCTACCGCTTCTGTAATTGAATTCTTATATTCAGGAATCGTTTTTAATGTTTTTACTACATCGCCAACAAAATACGGTTTTGTAGTATCAAAAGTGTCCTGCAAATATTTTGTGACATGATTATCTGCAACAGTGTGTGCACACATAAAAGGAATCCCTAATAATTTTGCTGTATCTACTGCTCTTGTATGATTTATTGGCAGTACTTTTCTGAAAACTTCCTTTGTTCTTTTTGCTAAAAGTCCTTCCGCAATATTTATTGGAACACCGTATTTTTCAAGAATTTCTGCCTGCATCCCCATTACCTCATAAAAATTTGCATATGCATAGCCAGAAGGATGATGTGATAAAACTAAATCAACCGGTTTGCCGGTTTGTTTCAAATACACTGCAAGAAGAAGCTCGCCAACATCAATATCAATCCCAACCAAAAGCGTTTTTATTTCTTCAGCACCTGTGCCATTCAATATCCGTGTATCTTTATAGGGATTTTTCAATGTCTCCAAATCAAACTCTGATTTTTTTTCATCATCTAATTTGTTGTATTTCTGTTGCTGGACTGATAGTCCTTTTTTTACTGTCTCCAAACCTCTAGGGTCTGATAACACTCCTTCTCCTACAATGAAATCATACAATTCCATTAGTTTCAATTTACGCCTCCCAAAAAGGACGATTTAACCGGATAAAAGCACGATTGTAAACAGATCCCAACCCGTCTGAATCAGTCTTTTATCTGTCTGCAGCGTTTCTCTATCTATAAAAAATCCGTCTTCTCAGTTTTCGTCTTGCTTCCTCAGATTTGCGTTTTCTTTTTAAAGATGGGCTTTCGTAAAATTCACGCTTTTTAATTTCAGATAAGATTCCATCACGTTCACATTCACGCTTGAATCTTCGTAGCGCTTCTTCAATAGATTCGCCCTCTCTAACCTTTACATTCGCCAATGTTAACACCACCTTTCTTATAATATCAATTAAAAATTCAAAATTAAAAATGAAAAATTGTGGTAGATTGTTTTATTAAAATCTTTCACATAAAATTTTTAATTTTACATTTTACATTTTTAATTGTCTCTATCCAGGCGGCCAGTTCAATGTTCTACCACCTAACAGATGCCAGTGAATATGAAAAACTGACTGACCAGCATCAGAATTGGTATTCAAGACCAATCTATAACCATCTTCAGAGATACCCTCTTGTTTGGCAAGATCTTTTGCCAGAAGATGAACCTTTGTAATAATAATACCATCCGCATCAGTAATACCATTTAATGTAGGTATATGTTTTTTAGGAATTATCAAGATGTGAACCGGTGCCTGGGGGTTAATATCACATATCGCAACTAACTCGGTTGTTTCTGCAACGAGTTTGGCAGGAATTTTTTTATCAATTACCTTACAAAATAAACAATCTATCATCGCTATATTTATAAAGAATTTTTTGCATTTTGTCAAGTACTTTTTTTGTAAAAACGCAGATGACACAAAGTGTCATTCCCAAATGGTTCTATTGGGAATCCATTAAAGGCGTAGATTCCCGACAGGGACATTCGGGAATGACAAATCAGCAGAAATCAGCGATATCTACTACTTCATAAAATTTGTAATTTCTTTCTGGAATTTTATTAAACGGCGTATTGAGTATTCAGTATCTGTCTTATCCAGAATTTCTTTGTAGCCAGTATCGTAAATTTTGATACCTGAAATATTATATGTTTCTATCGGCAAAACAATTGTGAACCGCTTATCAATAACCGCCATTTCATCCCATGTCGCTGATACAACAAATTCCCGTTCTGGAATATTCAAGAGTGAAATCCCGTTGCAGTAATCGCTGGACAGATTTTTACAGCCCAGCACTGATAACAATGCAGGTACTATATCTTGGTGGCTGGTTAGTTTCTTATATTTTTGAGGTTTCAAGCCGGGTATATACAAAACTAACGGAACTTTTACCTGCTCTTCACAAAATCCATGATTGTGCCCATAGAAACCTTTCTCAAAAAATGCCTCGCCATGGTCCGCAGTTATCAAAATAATAGTATTTTTAAGTAGATTTTGTTTTTTCAGTTGAACGATTATTTTATTTATGAGTGAATCAACATAATAATTTGCGTTTTTGTATCTGTTAAAAACAGGCAGTACATTTTCTTTGTTTAGCAGAAGATAATTAAATGCAGGAACCGTCGGCTTAAATTTCTCAAAATTAGCCGGGAAATCATAACTGCCATGCGGGCTGTCAAAAAATAAAAATGCAAAAAATGGACTTCGTGGATGGTTAAGATATTTTATAAACGATTCGGTAATCGCAAAATCTTTTTCGTTTTTCGTTTTGCCTACTGGCTCATCATTTATTTTCGCAGCCGGAATTCTAACAAAACAGGTTTTATCAAATTCAGGAAAAGTGAGTTTGCTGGCTGAAAGTATTTGAAAATCATAGCCTAACTCTATAAGCGAGTCAATAAAGACAGGCGATTGCCTTTCTGCCAGTATAGTGTTCCAGTAATATCCATGAAGACCATAAAACACTGAAAAGATACCGAACCTTGTGCAATTGCCACCACTGTAATGATTCTCAAAAACTAACGAATTCTTGCTGAATTTATGGATATTCGGAGTAATATCCTTGTTCAGCATATCATATCTGTAGGAATCGCTAAAAAGCCAGATTATATTTGGCAGTGGCTTGTGGGTTCTGTAAAATTCAAGTTTTTTCTTGGGATAATTAAGACCTGAGTATTTTTTATCCAACACAAGCATAACAGGTTTGTCTATTTTTAAATGAAGATATTTCTGGGCGAATTTTTTTATTGTAAGCGGCTGATATAACGGAAATAATTTTAGATGCCGTGTAATATATGGAATGTTTTTCAAATCGGCACAGGCATAAAATCCTTTATCAATACCAATAATCAATACCACAAGAATCAACACTAAAAAAACATATTTTTTTTTGATAGAATACACGCTTGTTGAGATAGGTTTCGCAAGATAGTTATACATAAAAAATTCAAGTAGAAACAAAAAAATAATAACACCCGCAAGAAACAATTTTGTAGAATAACTAAATTCCAGCGATTCCCAGCCACCTTTTGTAAAAACTGTATTCAATACAAGCCCGTTAATATGAAATCTAAAAATTTTGTAGATACTAACATCAATAAAAACTAACAGATTAATAATAAAAAATAAAAGTACAAAAATAATTTTTGGTAACCTCAGAAGATAAAAAACTATAAGAACAACAAATATCAAAATATAAATTGTTAAACTGTTGGAAAGATACGCGAAAATTGTGAAAAGTATTTCTAACGGATGATTACTGACAAACTTAAAATATCCAAGTCCGATAATCAATGTTAGCATAAAATTTAGAAACATAAAAAAAATAATCGTTATCAGTTTTTTATTGCGCACAATACACAAGCTCGTTAGATGGTATAGATTTTGGAAGTTTTAGATGAATATAATTTGATGTGTATCCGTAGCCATTAGTTTCAGTAAGAACCTGCAGTTTTTTGCCTGAAAACTTTTTCAGAAAAGTGTGACGAAGTTGTAAATCCAGTTTTTTCATTTTTGCTGCCCATTTTTTAATCAAAACCGGCAAGCATGCTTTATCAATTTTGGAAGCTGCTGTTCCTGGTCTTTTGGAATACTTAAAAATATGCAAACGCGAAAACTGACATTTCTTGACAAAATTGTATGTGTTTTCAAGTGTTTCATCTGTATCCAGTGGATAGCCAATAATCACATCAGTTGTGATACCAATATCAGGCACTTTTTTTCGGATTTCCTGAAGTTTGTTGAAAAATTCTTGTGCTGTATAACACCTTCGCATATCTGCTAAAATTTTATTATCACCTGATTGTAAAGGTATATGCAGATGCTGACAGAGTTTTTTTGATGTTGCCATATGTTCAATTAAATCATTTGTTATATCATTGAGTTCTATAGACGATAATCTGATACGATAAAGCCATTTAATTTTTTCTAATTCTTTTATCAAAACCGTTAACTCCCATCTCCTATCGTCCATCTCATATCTGTATTTCCCTAACCTTATTCCACATAATACAATTTCTTTGTGTCCTGCTGATATATAATTTTTAATTTCTGAAATTATATCTTCTGGATTTTTAGATAATAATTTAGGTCTCACTTTAGGCACAATACAATATGTGCATCTCCCATTACAACCATCTTGTATTTTTACAAACGCACGAGTGTGATTGGTAAAGGGAGAAGGTAGAAGGTAAAAGGTAAAAGGTAAAGAAATACCAAGTATGCTACAAATATTCTGTTTTTCAGAATTGTTGAAAAACCGAACATTTGTTCGGTTTCTATCATTTCCGAACACTTGTTCGGTTTCTGGCATTTCCGAACATTTGTTCGGTTTTTGTTCGGATTTAATTCTATCAACACAACAGCCGGTTACATAAATTCTTGCAGTCGGATTAAGTTGCAAACATTTTCGCAAATACTGGTTTGTTTTGCGGTCTGCTTTTGAGGTTACAGTACAAGAATTTATAATAATAATATCTGCAGTTTCAGGCTTATCTGAAAGCGACAGCCCAGCACTTAAAATCTTGTGTATCATCTCATTTGTTTCACACTGATTCACCTTACAGCCAAATGTCTTAAAATGTATTTTCATTAACAAAGATTTTATTAAAATTAGACAGATTTGTCAAGACAGGGATTCATATCTAATTGTATTAAAATTTTAAATTTCGTCAAGCGGATTTTATTTTTTTTCATTCAATTCGTATAAAATATTTGCTATTACAACTATTGGGGCGGTTTCGGTACGAAGGATTCTTTTACCGAGTGAGACGGGAATTACTTTGTTTTTTCTGGCGAGTTTTATTTCAAGGTTTGAAAAGCCACCTTCGGGACCGACAAACAGATTGCAGATTGCAGATTGCAGATTGCAGATTTTAATGATTTGTTTGAGTGTAGTTTTTTGTTCGCACTCCCATAGAATTAAAGAAAGCGATTCAGATGAATTTAGAAACACGAATTTAACAGCAGATTCAAAATCTGTGATTACAGAGATTTCAGGGATAATTGTTCTGCCGCATTGTTTTGCGGCGGCGAGCGCAATTTTCTGCCAACGGATGTGTTTAGCGGGATTCAACCCTGCAACTACATTTGGAACGGTTCTCTCAGAAATTATGGGGATTATTTTTGCTACACCGAGTTCGGTTGTTTTTTCTATTATGAACTCAAATTTTTTGCCTCTTGGGATTGATTGATAGAGATTAATTTTTATTTTTGGTTCTGCATCCTTTTTTATTTTTGTAATTAGTTCTAACTCAATCTCGCCATTTCTTAACCCCCGACTTAAGTCGGGGGCTACAATCTTTGCCTCATATTCGTTGCCTTTACCGTCAAATAAAAAAACCACATCACCTGTTTTTTTTCGTAATACATTTTTTAGATGATGTGCTTCGCTACCTGAAATTACAACGCTATCGCCCAGTATGTTTTCAACAAAAAATCTATGCATTAACTTCCCACGTTCTCGCTAACGTGAGAACGTTTATTTAAATATTTTTCTGAAAAATCCTTCGTCTAGTTTTTCACCTGATATTTGGGCAAACTCTTTGAGTAGTTCTTTCTGGCGGTTTGTTAAGTTTTCAGGTGGGGCGATAAAAACCTTTACATATTCATCACCACGATTAGACGAATTTACTGCAGGTACACCTTTTCCTTTAAGCCGAAAAACCTTGTTTGATGGTGTCTGTGCTGGTATTTTCATAGATACATTACCATCAAGTGTTGGAACGGTTATTTCGCCGCCCAAACAAGCAGTTGCAAACCCAATAGGAACTTCAACATATATATCGTTTCGGTCTCGTTTAAAAATTTTATGTGGCAAAACGCGGATAACAATATACAAATCACCAGATAGCCCGCCTCGTTCACCTGCTTCACCTTTCCCTTTCACTCTGATAGTATTTCCAGTATCAACCCCAGCAGGAATTTTTACAGTAATTCTGGATTGTTTTTTAATCTTTCCTCTGCCTGAACATTCACTACAAGGTGTACCGACTATTTCACCACTGCCGCCACATTTTGTACAGGTCTGCTGTAGTGAAAAAAAACCGCGTGAATATCTGATAACACCTGCACCTTTA
Above is a window of Elusimicrobiota bacterium DNA encoding:
- a CDS encoding NGG1p interacting factor NIF3; this encodes MELYDFIVGEGVLSDPRGLETVKKGLSVQQQKYNKLDDEKKSEFDLETLKNPYKDTRILNGTGAEEIKTLLVGIDIDVGELLLAVYLKQTGKPVDLVLSHHPSGYAYANFYEVMGMQAEILEKYGVPINIAEGLLAKRTKEVFRKVLPINHTRAVDTAKLLGIPFMCAHTVADNHVTKYLQDTFDTTKPYFVGDVVKTLKTIPEYKNSITEAVGPKIIVGSEENRAGKIFVDMTGGTEGAVEFLEKLSLAGVGTIVAMHMSEEHIKTAEKSNINVVVAGHISSDTLGLNLLLDKVENKFGPTYFIPCSGFRRVKHSE
- the rpsU gene encoding 30S ribosomal protein S21, which gives rise to MANVKVREGESIEEALRRFKRECERDGILSEIKKREFYESPSLKRKRKSEEARRKLRRRIFYR
- a CDS encoding histidine triad nucleotide-binding protein, which gives rise to MIDCLFCKVIDKKIPAKLVAETTELVAICDINPQAPVHILIIPKKHIPTLNGITDADGIIITKVHLLAKDLAKQEGISEDGYRLVLNTNSDAGQSVFHIHWHLLGGRTLNWPPG
- a CDS encoding sulfatase-like hydrolase/transferase, with translation MFLNFMLTLIIGLGYFKFVSNHPLEILFTIFAYLSNSLTIYILIFVVLIVFYLLRLPKIIFVLLFFIINLLVFIDVSIYKIFRFHINGLVLNTVFTKGGWESLEFSYSTKLFLAGVIIFLFLLEFFMYNYLAKPISTSVYSIKKKYVFLVLILVVLIIGIDKGFYACADLKNIPYITRHLKLFPLYQPLTIKKFAQKYLHLKIDKPVMLVLDKKYSGLNYPKKKLEFYRTHKPLPNIIWLFSDSYRYDMLNKDITPNIHKFSKNSLVFENHYSGGNCTRFGIFSVFYGLHGYYWNTILAERQSPVFIDSLIELGYDFQILSASKLTFPEFDKTCFVRIPAAKINDEPVGKTKNEKDFAITESFIKYLNHPRSPFFAFLFFDSPHGSYDFPANFEKFKPTVPAFNYLLLNKENVLPVFNRYKNANYYVDSLINKIIVQLKKQNLLKNTIILITADHGEAFFEKGFYGHNHGFCEEQVKVPLVLYIPGLKPQKYKKLTSHQDIVPALLSVLGCKNLSSDYCNGISLLNIPEREFVVSATWDEMAVIDKRFTIVLPIETYNISGIKIYDTGYKEILDKTDTEYSIRRLIKFQKEITNFMK
- the mtaB gene encoding tRNA (N(6)-L-threonylcarbamoyladenosine(37)-C(2))-methylthiotransferase MtaB; amino-acid sequence: MKIHFKTFGCKVNQCETNEMIHKILSAGLSLSDKPETADIIIINSCTVTSKADRKTNQYLRKCLQLNPTARIYVTGCCVDRIKSEQKPNKCSEMPETEQVFGNDRNRTNVRFFNNSEKQNICSILGISLPFTFYLLPSPFTNHTRAFVKIQDGCNGRCTYCIVPKVRPKLLSKNPEDIISEIKNYISAGHKEIVLCGIRLGKYRYEMDDRRWELTVLIKELEKIKWLYRIRLSSIELNDITNDLIEHMATSKKLCQHLHIPLQSGDNKILADMRRCYTAQEFFNKLQEIRKKVPDIGITTDVIIGYPLDTDETLENTYNFVKKCQFSRLHIFKYSKRPGTAASKIDKACLPVLIKKWAAKMKKLDLQLRHTFLKKFSGKKLQVLTETNGYGYTSNYIHLKLPKSIPSNELVYCAQ
- a CDS encoding 16S rRNA (uracil(1498)-N(3))-methyltransferase, producing the protein MHRFFVENILGDSVVISGSEAHHLKNVLRKKTGDVVFLFDGKGNEYEAKIVAPDLSRGLRNGEIELELITKIKKDAEPKIKINLYQSIPRGKKFEFIIEKTTELGVAKIIPIISERTVPNVVAGLNPAKHIRWQKIALAAAKQCGRTIIPEISVITDFESAVKFVFLNSSESLSLILWECEQKTTLKQIIKICNLQSAICNLFVGPEGGFSNLEIKLARKNKVIPVSLGKRILRTETAPIVVIANILYELNEKK
- the dnaJ gene encoding molecular chaperone DnaJ, yielding MTKRDYYEVLGVSKNASADEIKKAYRNLALQFHPDRVPADKKKEAEEKFKEISEAYAVLSDTEKRQLYDQYGHAGIDGRYSYEDIFRSADFSGFEDIFAQTGFGDIFGDIFDIFGGGRGFSTRTRRSVSTKGDDLEYHLTITLEDAYKGCEKTVDIYHTQTCGICKGSGAKPGTSKKTCSTCKGAGVIRYSRGFFSLQQTCTKCGGSGEIVGTPCSECSGRGKIKKQSRITVKIPAGVDTGNTIRVKGKGEAGERGGLSGDLYIVIRVLPHKIFKRDRNDIYVEVPIGFATACLGGEITVPTLDGNVSMKIPAQTPSNKVFRLKGKGVPAVNSSNRGDEYVKVFIAPPENLTNRQKELLKEFAQISGEKLDEGFFRKIFK